A segment of the Chryseobacterium scophthalmum genome:
AAAAAAAATAAAACAAGTTTACGATCCACAAGGACTGATTAAAAATTCCCCTCCTCTGGAGGGGTGGATTCGACCAAAGGAAGAAGACGGGGTGGTTAAGAATCAATTTAATTTAGTCCAAGAAGAAAGAAAAGGAACTTTTTTCGTGCAAGTCCAAGAAAATGGAACGACTTGGTGGCAACCTGTTAATGTAGATATTCGTTTTCCTTTGGAAACAAAATGGGAAAATAAAAAACTGCAGATTCAGTCAAAATCAGCAAATACGATTAATGGAAAACTGAATATTAATGGTTTAAATAAAACATTTAGCATTCAAAAAAATCAAAATACATCGATTGAAATTCCTGCAAATTATTTAAGCAAAGGAACAAATTCCATCGAGCTTGAATACAACGGAATCAAACAAAATATTGAAATCACAGATTGGGAAATTGAAAATCAAGGTCAGTTTAACAATATTTCATTAGCATCAAAATATAATGAAAAAGTAACCGAAATTTTCAACCAAAAATATCTTTCACCAAGATTGAAAGTCCCTACTCTACAACTTCCGTTGCAGGGAATCGGGAATTGGTGTTATCCGTTGATTACCGCTCAGATTGATGACAGCGGTTTGATGAACAAAAGAAAAAACAGTAAAGTTGACTTTCTTGGAATTCCTTTTTTAATTGATAAATCGGATAAAAATATTGCGTTCGCAAGTCAGTGGGATAATTATCCGAATTCGATTGAAATTCCTTTGAATGGAAAAGGGAAGAAAATCTATTTTCTGATGGCAGGTTCTACGAATCCGATGCAGTCACAGATTGTGAACGGAACAATTACCGTTCAATATGTTGACGGTTCAACTTCAGAATTGGAATTGAAAAATCCTACGAATTGGTGGCCGATTGAGCAGGATTTGTTTGATGATAATTTTGCATTTGAAATTGCGGATGATAAAATTCCGTATCGTGTCAAACTGAAAACGGGTGAGCTGTACAAAGGCGGAACTTTAAGTAAATATTCAAGCATTAAAGGATTTACAGACCGTCAGATTGATGGTGGAGCTGCCACGATTTTAGATTTGCCGATTGACCCAGATAAAGAATTAAAATCGATAAAATTAACCGCAGTGAGCAATGATGTAGTGATTGGAATGATGAGTGCGACTGTTTTGAGATAAGTTTAATGCCACGAATATTTTAATAAAAATGTATTATTAATTCGTGTATTCGTGGCTAAAAAAATAAAATTTGAATTAAATAAATCTATATAATGAATAAAAAAGTTGCAATATATTTAAGTCTTTTCTGCATCGGGTTTTCATCCTTGAATGCTCAGAAAATCGACCGTAAAAAAGTTGTTCAGCGACATAATGTTATCAATACAAAAGTAGATACTTTATCAACTTTAACCGTTGGAAACGGAAAATTTGCGTACACGGTTGATATTACGGGAATGCAATCTTTCCCTGAATATTACAAAAACGGAGTTTCTTTGGGAACTCAGTCAGAATGGGGCTGGAACAGTTTTCCGAATACTGAAAATTTCAAATTCGAGGAGACTTTAAAGCCATACGATTTCAATAATGACGGTCGAAAAGCGTTGTACAGTGTTCAAATCAAAGAGCCTGAACGTAACAAAAAAGCGGTTGAATATTTCAGAGTCAATCAACATCGCTTACAATTAGGAAATCTTGGGATTGAACTGATTAAAAAGAATGGTCAGAAAGCACAAGTTTCAGATATTAAAAATATTAATCAAAAAATTGATTTGTGGACTGGAATTATCACTAGTGAATTTACTTTAGAAGGAATTCCTGTAAAAGTTTGGACTGCTTCTTTCCAAAATTCAGATAAAATTGGGGTTAAAATTGAGTCTGATTTAATTACTCAAAAGAGATTAAAAGTTTTTGCAAAATATCCTTATCCAAGCGGACAGTTTTTGGATGAAGCAGCTTTTTATGGAAACGCAGATAAGCATTCAACAAAAATTGTTTCAATGAATTCAAATCAAGGCTTGATTGAACACAAATTACAAACTGCCGATTATTTCACGCAACTATATTTTACGGATGGAAAATTAAGCGAAGCTGGCAAACATTATTTTGTTTACGAGCCTTCATCTAAAAACAAAACGGTTGAATTGACTGTTGAATTTTCAGATAAAAATAAAAAGACTTCAAAAAGTTTATTTAGTGATGCTAAAAAAGAAAGCATTTCAGGTTGGAAAAACTTTTGGGAAAGCGGTGCTGCCGTTGATTTTGAAGGAAGTACAGACCCTAGAGCAAACGAACTGGAACGCAGAGTTGTGTTATCTGAATATTTAACCAAAGTACAATGCGGAGGAAGCAATCCGCCACAAGAAACAGGTTTAACCTTCAACAGCTGGTACGGAAAACCACACACAGAAATGCATTGGTGGCACGGCGTTCACTATGCTTTATGGGGAAGACCGGAAATTCTGGAAAAACAGCTGGATTATTATTTTAGAACATTTGAAAAAGCAAAAAAATTAGCCGAAAGACAAGGCTACAAAGGTGTTCGTTGGATTAAAATGTCAGATAACGAAGGTAATGAAAGTCCGTCTTCTGTTGCTGCATTTTTGATTTGGGAACAGCCACACATTATTTATATGACCGAACTTTTGTACCGTCATAATCACGACAAAAAAGTGTTGGAAAAGTATAAAAAACTGGTATTCGAAACAGCAGAATTTATGGCCGATTATGCGACTTTTGACAAAGAAAAAAACCGTTATAATTTGGGTAAAGGCGTGATTCCGGCACAGGAAGTTTTTCCTGCAAAAGATACTTACAATCCAACTTATGAAGTGGCGTATTGGGATTGGGCTTTAAAAGTTGCTCAACAGTGGAAAGAAAGATTAGGCGAATCAAGAGATAAAAAATGGGATGATGTGATCAATAAATTGGCACCACTTCCTGTTCAGGATGGCGTTTATCTATCTACTGAATCTGCAAAAGATTCTTTCACTTTTCCGAAATGGATGACCGATCACCCTGCAGTTTTGGGTGCCTTAGGAATGGTTCCCGAATCTCCGAAGTTGGATAAAAAAATAATGAAAAATACGTTGGATATCGTTTGGGAAAGATGGAACTGGGGACATACTTGGGGTTGGGATTTCCCGATGACCGCGATGAATGCAGCAAGACTTGGTCTTCCAAACAAAGCCTTAGACGCTTTATTTATGGATATTCAAACCAATACGTATTTGAAAAATGGTCATAATTTTCAGGATGGAAGGTTGAGAATTTATCTTCCCGGAAATGGTGGCGTTTTAACAACTGTTGCAATGATGTTGGAAGGTTGGGATAATTCTACCGGTGAATTTCCTGGTTTCCCGAAAGATGGAACCTGGAAAATAAAAGCGGAAGGATTTAAAAAGATGCCTTAAAAATTTCACATTCATATTAATTAGAGTCTGTTCTGAAAAGGGCAGGCTTTTTTTGTGTCGGAGCGTTTGAGCGTTTTTGGGTTTGAGAGATTCGATTTTTTTGAAGATTTTTTTGATAGCAGTCCTACGAACTGTCCTATTTATTCTGAAAATCTTTTCTACACAGATACTGCTCCTCCGGAGCAGATTTCTTTTCCTTACTTACATTAAATATTTAATGAAATTTTATCGCTGACCAACTAAAATGGTAATTTCACATCAATTGAAAACAGTATAAATTAAAGAAACAAATATTTATAATTCAATGAATTAAAGCTGTAATCTATATTAAATTCATTAATAAAACGGTTAATTTAAATTTTTGTAAATTGTCTTCCATATTTGATCAACACTTTGACTGAATATTTTTTAACTGAAGTACCATCTCCTACCTGAAAATCATGTCTGAAACACTAGAAATTAACATTAATGAAAACTCAAGAGTTCCGAAATACAAGCAGATTGTAGACTCTATTCTGAACGGAATTGATGGCGGACAAATCAAAATTGGAGAAAAAATACCTTCTATCAATGAGCTTAGCGAATCTTGTTTTCTGTCGAGAGATACGGTAGAAAAAGCCTACAAAGAGCTTCGTAAAAGGCAAATTATTGAGTCTGTAAAAGGTAAAGGATATTACATTTCGCGTATCAATAAAAATGATATTATTAATATTTTCTTTCTGATCAACAAACCGAGTACTTATAAAATGATGATCTATAATTATTTCGTCAATGCAATCGGTACCAAAGGCAATGTTGAGATGTATATTTATCATTGTGATGAAACACTTTTCATCAATGCTTTACAAAAAAATCTCGGCGGTTTTGATTACTATGTTATTATGCCTCATTTTCGTGATGAGCAGTCGAAACACACCAGTTCTACGCAAGGCGCAATCGAAATGATTGAAAAAATCCCGAAGAATAAATTGTTGATGCTTGATAATACGAAACCTAATATTTCAGGAGAATACGGTTCTATTTTTCAGGATTTCGAGCATGATATTTACAACGCATTAAAGGAAGGCTTAGAGAAAATAAAAAAATACGAGAAAATTATTTTGGTTTATCCGAATAAATCGATTCACCCTTATCCTTTCCGTATCGTGCGTGGTTTTGAAAAATTTTGTGAGGATTTTAAACTGGATTACGAAATTTTAGATGAAATTTATCCCGACATGGAACTTCAGGATAAAGATATATTTATAACCATCAGAGAGCGTGATCTGGTGAATTTGGTGAAACAAATCAGACAAAAAAATCTTGAATTAGGAAAAGACATCGGAATTATTTCCTACAATGAAACTCCCTTGAAAGAATTGCTTGGAATCACCGTAATCACAACAGACTTTAAAGCAATGGCAGAATCTGCAGCCTATATGGTTCTAAAAAATAAAAAAGAACAGGTGAATAATGTCTTTAAATATATTGAAAGGGATTCTTTGTAATGGTTGATAGTTGATAGAAATCACACTTTAATTAACTAAAATACAAATAGTTATTAAATAAAATAATTTTAAATTTTTCAAACAATATTTTATAATAATGATTAACAAATTAATTTTTGCCATGGGTTTTCTGATGGCAATTGCTGTTTTCGGGCAGAAAAAAGATGATACTCAAGCCGTAACAGATGCAGCAGAAAAACTGAGATTGGCGATGGTAAGTGGTGAAAAGTCAGTGTTAGAATCATTGATTGTACAGGAATTGACTTACGGGCATTCAGGAGGGCATATTGATGATGCGAAAGAATTTGTAGAAAAATTAGTCAGCAAAAAATCAGATTTTTTAACCATTGATATTACTAATCAAAACGTCAGTATCGTTGGAAATACAGCAATTGTTCGTCACCATTTTTATGCTACGACTGCTGATCTCGGAAAAGCTCCGGGAGATGTGACTTTGGATATTTTACTGGTTTGGACGAAAATTAAAAAAGACTGGAAATTGCTGGCGAGACAGGCTGTGAAATCGGATAAAAAGAAATAAATAATTTAAAACGGATAAAAATCTTATAAAGGAGATAAAGCAGAAGTAGAAACTTATATTTCAGTTCTTAATAAAAAACACTAGGAAAAATTGACATTAGAAGACCTACAAAAAGTAACATTAGAAAGTCAAGGCTTACTACACACATCGCCATTCGGAAAAGGAAAGAAGGCGGTGCTAAATGCGTTAGAACATTTAGGCTACTTGCAAATAGACACTTTATCTATCGTTGAACGTGCGCATCATCATACACTTTGGACAAGAATTCCAGATTATAAAACGGAACATTTAGATGAACTTATAAAAGAGCGCAAAGTTTTTGAATATTGGTTTCACGCTGCTTCATACCTTCCGATGCGAGATTTTCGTTTCTCTTTGCCACAAATGTTGGATGTAAAACAAAATGAGAAACATTATTACAATGCAGAACCTAAAGTGATGCAATATGTAATGGATACCATTCGTGCAGAAGGGCCGAAAAAAGCAAGAGATTTTGAAAATGAATCTAAGAAACCGGGCAGTTGGTGGAATTGGAAACCTACAAAAATTGCTTTGGAAAGACTTTTTTTACAAGGAGATCTAATGGTCTCGGAGCGTAAAGGAATGCAAAAAACATATGACATTCCCGAAAGAGTTTTGCCTAAAGATATTGATTTGACTGTGCCAAGTCCTTTTGAATTTGCTGATTATTTAGTAAAAACCTATCTGCGAGCTTACGGATTTACAACCGTCAAACAAATTACACATCTTAAAACGGGAGAAACAATAAGAAAAAATGTAAATGAAGTTTTGCATTCAATGCTTGAGCAAGGAATCATACAAAAAGTAGAAATTCAAGATTGTCCCACTATTTTTATCCAAAAAGACTTAATCGAAAAGGAGATCAAAAAAAGTGATATAAATAGTAGAATTTTATCCCCGTTTGATAATTCGATCATTCATCGTGAACGCATTAAGCATTTTTTCAACTTCGATTATCGGATAGAATGCTATACTCCTAAAGAGAAAAGGCAATACGGTTATTTCTGTTTACCCATCTTATTTGGCAACCAGTTGATAGGCAGAGTAGATTGCAAAGCTCATAGAAAAGAAAAACAATTGGAAATTATTCATCTTTACATAGAAAATCAAAATCTCGATATTGAATCGTGGGCAAAAGGTTTTATGGAATCTATAAAACATTTTGCAACTTTTAACGGTTGTGAATCTATTCAGCTAAACCAAGTAAGCCCATCCAACTTGATAAACAGACTAAAACAAGAAATGTAAATATCACAAAACTGATAAGATTTTATTTTTGAATATTTCAGTAAGTTTCAGGCAATTTTGACTAAAAACTTAATAAAAAAAATAGATTAAAGCCCGTTCCTATTGATAAATTTATTCTGTTTCGTTTTTTACTGGATTGTAAAACTTCCAGCATCCCACCTCCAGCTTCCAGTTTAAAAACTACTTTACTCTAAATTTCTGCAAATCTTCTGGCTTATCACAGCACACCTGCTCCATTACTTGTCTGAATTGCATTTTAAGCATTTCAATAATATGGTCGCCACCTTTTTCGCCTAAAGCGCCTACAGCATACATAAAAGTACGTCCCATAAAGGTAAATTCTGCGCCACAGCTTAAAGCTCGGGCAACATCAGGACCGGTTCTCACTCCGCTGTCCATCATGATCTTGATCTGACCTTTATATTTTTCGCTGATCTCTTTCACAACGGCGATCGTAGATTCTCCTGCATCCAACTGTCTTCCGCCATGATTGGAGATGATCATTCCGTCGAAACCTAACCGAACTGCTTCTGCAGCATCTTCATCAGAAGCGACACCTTTAATGACTAGTTTCCCTTTCCATTTATCACGGATGGCTTTAATTCTGTCTGAATTTAATCTTCCTGAAAAAGTGGAATTCATGAACTGTCCTAATTGTTTTACGTTCATGTTTTTATCCATGTATTTTTCCATCGTTTTAAAACTGGGAACACCATGTTTCAAAATTTCCAGACACCATTCAGGTCTTCCTAAAGCCTGGGAAATATTTCTGAAATTCAGTTGCGGCGGCATTGCCAAACCGTTTCTAATTTCCTTTGCTCTGTATCCAAAAGTAGGAACATCTGATAAAACACACAGCACATCATAACCTGAAGCTTCACAACGGTCTAGAATATCATCACGTAACCATTCTTCTCTGGGATGATACAATTGGTACCAAGCTTTTCCCTCTGTTAATTCAGCAATTCTTTCGATGCTACTTGTTGTTACCGTACTTAAAATAAAAGGAATATTATGTTTAAAAGCGGCTTTCGCTAAAATTTCTGGAGCATTCGGCCACATCAATCCTTGCAAACCAACAGGAGAAATTCCGAAAGGTGCAGAATAAGTCTTTCCGAACAATTCAGTTTCCATATTGGCTTCCGAATAATTATTGTTCAGGTATTGCGGACGAAGCAAAACTTCCCTTAGCTCGCTTGTATTTCTGTCTCGGTTGATGTTTTCGTTGCATCCACCATCCAAATATTCGAAAGCGAAACGGGGCATTCTTTTTTTTGCTTTTTCAATCAATAATTCGAGAGAAGCGTAATTGGTATCAAATGGAAATGACATAGCTAGTTATTGGTTGTTGGTTGATAGTTATTGGTTTTTAAGATTTTGTCATCAACTGACAACTATTAACCAACAACAAAATTTAATAATTTAAAATTAACGGTTGAAGCACTTTCATTTGATAATGCTGTTGTAGAAAAGTTTCGTCTATTTTTTTATTGGAAATTACCATTGAAGCTCCCAATGCAGAACCCAGCGGAGAATGAGTAGACATTACATTATAATGCTGAAAATGATGTGACATCAGTTTCATAAAGACGTCATTGTCTGTAAATCCCCCATCAATGTAAATATTTTTTATATCTGAATTTCCGATTGCATTTTTAATCGTATGAATCTGTAAATCCATCAGTTCAATCATTAATTGATGATAAGCTTCCTCGAAAGTTTCGAATGAATTAAGATCTGTTGCAGTAATCATTTTTCTTTTTAAAATAATACCTTCAAAACGGAAATAGACCGCTTTATGTTTCATCAAACGAAGGTATAAATCCTGGTCAAATCTTACTTCTCTGTGAAAACCATATTCTTTTCCGTAATAATCGCAGAGTTTTTCGACCTGAATTTTATATTCATTCCCCATGAAAAAACGTGATGCTTTCACACGTTTCCCATCGATTCGCATATAGTTCAGGCAATTGTTTTCAATATCTTCATCCGTTAAACTTTCATCGTTAAAAGGATTCAGAGAAATACTCCATGTTCCTGTTGAAAGCAGTAAAAACGGTTCTTTTTTGCTTAAAATATAAGGTAATAACGCTGAAGAACTGTCGTGAATACCGACACCGATCTTAATTTTTTTATTTCTGTAAGACGTATTGATACTCGCAGAAGTTGGGACGATTGGAGGCAATAAAGCATCAATTTCTTCTTCGTAAACCCAATCGTGATAATCTGCTTTGTCGTAATCCCAAAGATTGGTATGACAGCCGATCGACGTAAATTCTGAAACACAAATCCCGGTAAATAAATACGATAAATATTGTGGTAAATGTAAGCTGTAACGAATTTTTTTGAAAACTTCCGGATGTTTATATTTTAACCAAAACAACTGCAAACCAGAGTTCAACATTCCTGCTTGTGGAGACGCTGTTTCACGGGCAATTTTTAATTTTCCGCCGTGTTTTTCGTAGAATAGATCAAGAATATCCTGATCCATCGGTTTGGTGTAATTGTACAAAGGCGTAAGAACATTTCCTTTCTGATCGAGGTGTACAAAACTCGCTCCGTAAGTAGAAAAATTAATGGCTTTTACTTCAAAATTTTCATCATCAAGAATGGCATTAAAGTTTTCTTTTATCCAGTTTTGCAATGCCGGAAGATCTTCTGTGGGATAACCGTCTTCGTCTGTCGTAAGCGGTAATTCTGTATATTCCCGAACGACTTCTTTATAATTTTTATCAAATAAAAAGAATTTTTTATTGGTCTTTCCAATATCAAATACGATGGTTACCTTTTTCTTGGACATTCTCAGATGAATTATTTATTTAAACACAAGTAGCGCAAATATTTTCACTAATAGCACTAATTTGTTTACGTTGTAGTTTACAAAATTAAATCATTAAGGAGTGTTTAGACAGCAAGAAAATACTTACCAGTCTAAACACTTTTCCCTTAACGAAACTATATAAGGATACATATAATTAAACTCTCAATTGCACTTGAAAGTTGAAATTATCAAATTTAAAACAGGTTTTATAATCCTGTTGCTTTTACATTTAAACCTCTTTCGGAAATCAATTGCTCTCTTACTTTAAGGTTTCTGTATGTTGCGATTGGGTCTAAAGCCGCCCCTGTCTGTAATCTCGCCGCTCTTAATAACGGACGAACATCAGTTCTGTATGCGTTCTGCAAAATATCCTGAGCCAAAACCACATCGTTATTTTGCTGTGCTTCTTTCAATGCTTTCTGATTTACTAAAAGTGCCTGTGCATAAGCGATTAAGATTGCTTCCAAAGATTGTAATAAATCTTCTAAAGGATCTTTGATGTTATGACTTGCATCGATCATCCAAGCCGGGTAAGGATTGTTTGGATTGTTTTCCATTCCGTACACCAATTCGTTGAAAATCAAAAATAAAGCATAAGGTTTAATCGACCCAACCGTTAAATCATCATCACCATATTTGCTGTCGTTGAAATGGAAACCTCCTAATTTTCCTTTGTACATTAGGGTTGCAACGATTTGTTCGATGTTTGAGTTTGGTAAATGATGACCAAGATCTACCAAAGTATAGGCTCTGTCTCCACAAGCATTTGCCAGCATAAAAGAAGTTCCCCAATCCTGGATGGTTGTTGAATAGAAATTCGGTTCGTATGGTTTGTATTCGATGAACAATTTCCAGTCTTCCGGTAGATCTGAATAGATTTCTTTTAAACTTTGTTCAGTTTTAGCCAAAGCAGTCTGGAAATTCAACTGTCCCGGGAAACTTGATCCATCTGCCAACCAAACGGTTAAACTTTTTGAATCTAATTCTTTTCCAATTCTGATTACTTCTTTGTTGTGTTCAACTGCGTAAGCTCTTGCGTCTTCATTCGCAGCATTTAAAGAACCAAATTTATACGATTGTTTTGCATTCGGTTGGTCTTGAAATGTGTTTGAATTCATTGCATCGAAAACCAATCCGTGAGATGTTGCTTTTTCTTTAATTGCTTTCACATCAGTGGGAATATCCCAAGGAATATGAAGAGAAATAGCACCTGCAGAATGCGTTAAAGCGTGAATTAAACCTACATCATCTAACTTTTGTTCTAAAGAAGATGGTTCGCCACCGTAAGAAAATCTTCCGAAACGGGTTCCTCCAGCGCCTAAAGCCCAACTCGGAATCGCTACCTGGAAGTCAGCAATTTTGTTGACGATTTCAGCAACATTTGAGCCTGCTTTTGTTAATTTATTTTGAAGAAAATCAAAGTCTGAATTAAAGTTTTCGACTTCGTTTTTATTGTATTGTTCAATGATATCTTTTCCTATGATCATGATTTATTTTTTGAATTTTCAAATTGAATCAGTTTATTTAAAATATTGAACTTAAACCATTAAGATTATTTAAGTTGTTAAGTTTTTTTAAGAAAAATCAAATAGATTTTTTAAGCACACCTTTTACAGCGAAGCTAAACTTAATAATTCTAAATTTCTTAATAAGAACTTAATGGTTCAAATATTTTAATTCATATTAAATATTTATTCCTTCATAGGGCTTCACCCTATGCTATTTTATGTCGCCACTTTGTGGCTCTTTTTGAATCTATCTCTTCCTAATTATTTTTTTTAATTTGAACAGATGAATCCCGTTCCTAGATTTCTCGCAGCCCGACCTGAGTGGAGCTCTTTTTGCGAGGAGAGATCCTTCGACAAGCGCAGGACAGGCTAGCAAAAAAGCGGGAACGGAGGGCGGATTAAGCTGCCCAAATAAATTGAAGTTAAAAACGAACAACTGACAACTAAAAACCGACAACCAAAAATATTATCTCGGGAAAGCATTTGCCATTCCGCCATCTACATTGATGATGTTTCCTGTCGTTTTATCCAAAATCGCTACGCAAGCGAAAACTCCGTTGGCAATGTCTTCAGGAAGAATAATTTCGTTTAACAAATTTCTTTTTGCGTAAAATGCAGGCAATTCTTCTACAGAAATTCCGTTTGCTTTTGCACGACCTTCTGCCCAAGAACCTTCCCAAATTTTACTTCCAACGATAACTCCGTCCGGATTTACAACATTTACTCTGATTTTATCAGTTGCTAATTCTGCTGCCAATAATCTCGTCATGTGCTGTTGTGCTGCTTTTGCAGTTCCATACGCTACGTTATTTGGACCTGCAACTAAACCGTTTTTGCTTGCAATATTGACGATGTCGCCACCTAAATTTTGCTTTTTCAAAATTTCAGCACCGCTTTTAGCCATCATAAACTGACCTTTTACCAAAACATTTTCCAATAAATCCCAGTCTTTTGTAGTCGTGTCTTCTAAAGATTTAGAAATCGCCAAACCTGCAGAATGAACAATGATATCTACTCCACCGAATGCTAAAACGGCTTCTTTGAAAGCATTTGCAATTGCTTCTTCGCTTGTCACATCACAAGGAACGGCAACAGCTTGGTCTTTGCTGTATTTTGATGTTACAGAATCTACCGCTTCCTGATTAAGGTCTGTGAAAACAACAACCGCGCCTTCAGCAACCATTTTGTCAGCGATTGCCTGTCCGATTCCGCCTCCTGCTCCGGTTACGATTGCCACTTTTCTTGAAAGAGGTTTTTCTTTTGGCATTCTTTGCAATTTAGCTTCTTCCAGCAACCAATATTCGATGTCGAAAGCTTCCTGTCTTGGTAAAGAAGTATATTCTGAAATGGCTTCTGCACCACGCATTACGTTAATTGCATTAACATAAAATTCGTTGGCAACACGCGTTGTCTGCTTATCTTTTGAGAAACTGAACATTCCCACTCCCGGATAAATGATGATCACCGGATTCGGATCACGCACTGCAGGGCTGTTTGGATGCTTACACGTTTCGTAATATTCTTTGTATTCTTGTCTGTATTGCTCGAAAAGTGGATTTAATTTTTCTAAAATCGCTTTAGAATCTGTTAAATCTTCATTTTTTTCTAAAGTCAACACCAAAGGTTGAATCTTTGTTCTTAAAAAATGATCCGGGCAAGAAGTTCCAAGCGGAGCCAATCTTTCCAAATCATTGCTGTTGATGTATTCTAATACCACATCGCTGTCTGTGAAATGACCTACCATTCTGTTTTCAGAAGAAGCCAAACCTCTCAACAAAGGCATCAATTGAGCAGCTTTGTTTTTACGTTCGTCAGCTGGAAGCGACTCTACTTTTTGTCCGCCGAAAACCTGTCCGTTTTCTTCTATTTTTTTAGCAATATATTCAGAGGCAGTTTCAATTACTTCCAAACTATTCATATAACATTCGTAAGAAGTATCGCCCCAAGTGAACAATCCGTGGCTTCCTAAAACGATTCCTCTGATTCCAGGATTATCAGCAAGGCATTTTTCTAATTGCAATCCTAAATCGAAACCAGGTCTTTGCCAAGGAACCCATCCCATTGTGTCGCCCCAAATTTCTTTGGTAATTTTTTCGCTGTCTTTTGCTGCTGCAACTGCAATTAATGCATCCGGGTGAAGGTGATCGATATGTTTAAATGGAAGTAAACCGTGAAGTGGCGTATCAATAGAAGGTGCTTTGCTATCTAAATCGAAAATACAGTGATCGAATAAACCAACCATTCTGTCTTCGTCTGCCAAACCTCCGTAAACGTTTTTAAGGTTTCTCAGCCTTTCTGTATATAATCCGGCAATTCCTTTTCTTGTCAATGTTCCGATGTCTCCACCTGA
Coding sequences within it:
- a CDS encoding GntR family transcriptional regulator, which codes for MSETLEININENSRVPKYKQIVDSILNGIDGGQIKIGEKIPSINELSESCFLSRDTVEKAYKELRKRQIIESVKGKGYYISRINKNDIINIFFLINKPSTYKMMIYNYFVNAIGTKGNVEMYIYHCDETLFINALQKNLGGFDYYVIMPHFRDEQSKHTSSTQGAIEMIEKIPKNKLLMLDNTKPNISGEYGSIFQDFEHDIYNALKEGLEKIKKYEKIILVYPNKSIHPYPFRIVRGFEKFCEDFKLDYEILDEIYPDMELQDKDIFITIRERDLVNLVKQIRQKNLELGKDIGIISYNETPLKELLGITVITTDFKAMAESAAYMVLKNKKEQVNNVFKYIERDSL
- a CDS encoding nuclear transport factor 2 family protein, giving the protein MINKLIFAMGFLMAIAVFGQKKDDTQAVTDAAEKLRLAMVSGEKSVLESLIVQELTYGHSGGHIDDAKEFVEKLVSKKSDFLTIDITNQNVSIVGNTAIVRHHFYATTADLGKAPGDVTLDILLVWTKIKKDWKLLARQAVKSDKKK
- a CDS encoding winged helix-turn-helix domain-containing protein, with product MTLEDLQKVTLESQGLLHTSPFGKGKKAVLNALEHLGYLQIDTLSIVERAHHHTLWTRIPDYKTEHLDELIKERKVFEYWFHAASYLPMRDFRFSLPQMLDVKQNEKHYYNAEPKVMQYVMDTIRAEGPKKARDFENESKKPGSWWNWKPTKIALERLFLQGDLMVSERKGMQKTYDIPERVLPKDIDLTVPSPFEFADYLVKTYLRAYGFTTVKQITHLKTGETIRKNVNEVLHSMLEQGIIQKVEIQDCPTIFIQKDLIEKEIKKSDINSRILSPFDNSIIHRERIKHFFNFDYRIECYTPKEKRQYGYFCLPILFGNQLIGRVDCKAHRKEKQLEIIHLYIENQNLDIESWAKGFMESIKHFATFNGCESIQLNQVSPSNLINRLKQEM
- a CDS encoding alpha-hydroxy acid oxidase codes for the protein MSFPFDTNYASLELLIEKAKKRMPRFAFEYLDGGCNENINRDRNTSELREVLLRPQYLNNNYSEANMETELFGKTYSAPFGISPVGLQGLMWPNAPEILAKAAFKHNIPFILSTVTTSSIERIAELTEGKAWYQLYHPREEWLRDDILDRCEASGYDVLCVLSDVPTFGYRAKEIRNGLAMPPQLNFRNISQALGRPEWCLEILKHGVPSFKTMEKYMDKNMNVKQLGQFMNSTFSGRLNSDRIKAIRDKWKGKLVIKGVASDEDAAEAVRLGFDGMIISNHGGRQLDAGESTIAVVKEISEKYKGQIKIMMDSGVRTGPDVARALSCGAEFTFMGRTFMYAVGALGEKGGDHIIEMLKMQFRQVMEQVCCDKPEDLQKFRVK
- a CDS encoding FGGY-family carbohydrate kinase — translated: MSKKKVTIVFDIGKTNKKFFLFDKNYKEVVREYTELPLTTDEDGYPTEDLPALQNWIKENFNAILDDENFEVKAINFSTYGASFVHLDQKGNVLTPLYNYTKPMDQDILDLFYEKHGGKLKIARETASPQAGMLNSGLQLFWLKYKHPEVFKKIRYSLHLPQYLSYLFTGICVSEFTSIGCHTNLWDYDKADYHDWVYEEEIDALLPPIVPTSASINTSYRNKKIKIGVGIHDSSSALLPYILSKKEPFLLLSTGTWSISLNPFNDESLTDEDIENNCLNYMRIDGKRVKASRFFMGNEYKIQVEKLCDYYGKEYGFHREVRFDQDLYLRLMKHKAVYFRFEGIILKRKMITATDLNSFETFEEAYHQLMIELMDLQIHTIKNAIGNSDIKNIYIDGGFTDNDVFMKLMSHHFQHYNVMSTHSPLGSALGASMVISNKKIDETFLQQHYQMKVLQPLILNY
- a CDS encoding TIM barrel protein, with product MIIGKDIIEQYNKNEVENFNSDFDFLQNKLTKAGSNVAEIVNKIADFQVAIPSWALGAGGTRFGRFSYGGEPSSLEQKLDDVGLIHALTHSAGAISLHIPWDIPTDVKAIKEKATSHGLVFDAMNSNTFQDQPNAKQSYKFGSLNAANEDARAYAVEHNKEVIRIGKELDSKSLTVWLADGSSFPGQLNFQTALAKTEQSLKEIYSDLPEDWKLFIEYKPYEPNFYSTTIQDWGTSFMLANACGDRAYTLVDLGHHLPNSNIEQIVATLMYKGKLGGFHFNDSKYGDDDLTVGSIKPYALFLIFNELVYGMENNPNNPYPAWMIDASHNIKDPLEDLLQSLEAILIAYAQALLVNQKALKEAQQNNDVVLAQDILQNAYRTDVRPLLRAARLQTGAALDPIATYRNLKVREQLISERGLNVKATGL